A DNA window from Gemmatimonadaceae bacterium contains the following coding sequences:
- the sucC gene encoding ADP-forming succinate--CoA ligase subunit beta, whose amino-acid sequence MNIHEYQAKEIFRDAGIPIPPGEVATTAAEAEAIARKFGGTVVVKAQVHAGGRGKAGGVKLARSPEEAREVAEKILKLTIKDLPVEKVLVTPAADIESEAYVGIIVDRASKRAVFMVSRAGGIDIEEVAAKTPEKIMRRPVDARYGLQPYEAMQMGFFLYDDVKQARAAAKIMQQLYTAFVKSGGSLAEINPLVTTPAGDIVALDAKMVIDDNELDRLPAIAALRDESAEAPSEVEARRANLTFIKLDGNVGCVVNGAGLAMATMDLVKYYGGEPANFLDIGGSSNPEKVVSALRIITADPSVKAILFNIFGGITRTDDVANGIVTATKQNPLKVPIVIRLTGTNEDIALRILQENGFSAMTDMDEAVKKAVSLATGKAA is encoded by the coding sequence TTGAACATCCACGAATACCAGGCGAAGGAAATCTTTCGGGATGCCGGCATTCCCATCCCGCCTGGCGAAGTCGCGACGACCGCGGCCGAAGCCGAGGCAATCGCCCGCAAGTTTGGCGGTACCGTAGTCGTTAAGGCCCAGGTGCATGCGGGCGGACGAGGCAAGGCCGGCGGAGTGAAGCTGGCCAGGTCACCCGAGGAGGCACGAGAGGTCGCCGAGAAGATCCTGAAGCTGACGATCAAGGATCTTCCCGTCGAGAAGGTGCTCGTCACTCCCGCGGCAGACATCGAGTCGGAGGCGTACGTCGGCATCATCGTGGACCGCGCGTCGAAGCGGGCAGTGTTCATGGTGAGCCGGGCGGGCGGAATTGACATCGAGGAAGTCGCGGCGAAGACCCCGGAAAAGATCATGCGTCGTCCGGTGGACGCGCGGTACGGCCTGCAGCCCTATGAGGCGATGCAGATGGGCTTCTTCCTGTACGACGATGTGAAGCAGGCCCGCGCGGCGGCGAAGATCATGCAGCAGCTCTACACGGCGTTCGTGAAGAGCGGCGGTTCGCTGGCGGAGATCAATCCGCTCGTCACGACCCCAGCCGGCGACATCGTCGCACTCGACGCCAAGATGGTGATTGACGACAACGAGCTCGATCGTCTTCCAGCCATCGCCGCACTTCGCGACGAGTCTGCCGAAGCGCCGAGCGAGGTCGAGGCGCGCAGGGCGAATCTCACGTTCATCAAGCTCGATGGAAACGTGGGATGCGTAGTGAACGGCGCCGGCCTCGCCATGGCCACGATGGATCTTGTGAAATACTACGGCGGAGAGCCGGCGAACTTCCTCGACATCGGCGGATCGTCGAACCCGGAGAAGGTCGTCAGCGCGCTTCGCATCATCACGGCTGACCCAAGCGTGAAGGCCATCCTGTTCAACATCTTCGGCGGCATCACGCGTACCGATGACGTCGCCAACGGCATCGTCACCGCGACAAAGCAGAATCCGCTGAAGGTGCCGATCGTGATCCGCCTCACAGGCACGAACGAGGACATCGCCCTCAGGATTCTCCAGGAAAACGGATTCTCGGCCATGACGGACATGGACGAGGCGGTAAAGAAGGCGGTTTCACTGGCGACGGGGAAGGCAGCGTGA